One Mesorhizobium sp. J428 DNA segment encodes these proteins:
- a CDS encoding SMP-30/gluconolactonase/LRE family protein — protein sequence MPAIDYEIHDERFGRLIHQNAGPEILWQGGRWCEGPAYFAAGRYLIWSDIPNDRILRWDEMNGQVAIFEQPCRNQNGHTVDRLGRLITCEHRGRCVSRYEIDGSRTILADSFEGKRLNSPNDVVVKSDGSVWFTDPSYGIDSDYEGDAAPMEQDGRHVYRIDSGGGVTRVVADMKQPNGLAFSPDEAFLYVADTGRSHFADCIPRIRRYTLSADGASLAGGVDFADCDAGMFDGFRVDTEGRIWSSAGDGVHCFAPDGTLLGKILIDEVVANVCFGGPKRNRLFICATTTLRSVYVNARGCT from the coding sequence TTGCCCGCGATCGACTATGAGATTCACGACGAACGTTTCGGCCGTCTGATCCACCAGAATGCAGGGCCCGAAATCCTCTGGCAGGGAGGGCGCTGGTGCGAAGGCCCCGCCTACTTCGCGGCCGGCCGCTACCTGATCTGGTCGGACATCCCCAACGACCGCATCCTGCGCTGGGACGAGATGAACGGCCAGGTGGCGATCTTCGAGCAGCCATGCCGCAACCAGAACGGCCATACGGTGGACCGGCTGGGCCGCCTCATCACCTGCGAACACCGTGGTCGCTGCGTGAGCCGATACGAGATCGACGGCAGCCGCACGATCCTGGCCGACAGTTTCGAGGGCAAGCGTCTCAACTCGCCCAACGACGTCGTGGTCAAGTCCGACGGTTCGGTCTGGTTCACCGATCCGTCCTACGGGATCGACAGCGACTACGAGGGCGACGCGGCGCCGATGGAGCAGGACGGCCGCCATGTCTACAGGATCGATTCCGGAGGCGGTGTCACGCGGGTGGTCGCCGACATGAAGCAGCCGAACGGGCTCGCCTTCTCGCCGGACGAGGCCTTTCTCTATGTCGCGGACACCGGCAGATCGCATTTCGCGGACTGCATCCCGAGAATACGCCGCTATACCCTATCGGCCGACGGAGCGTCACTCGCAGGCGGTGTCGATTTCGCGGACTGCGACGCCGGCATGTTCGACGGCTTCCGGGTCGATACCGAGGGTCGCATCTGGTCGTCGGCCGGCGACGGAGTGCACTGCTTCGCGCCCGACGGCACGCTGCTCGGCAAGATCCTCATCGACGAGGTGGTCGCCAATGTCTGCTTCGGCGGCCCGAAGCGCAATCGCCTGTTCATCTGCGCCACCACGACGCTGCGGTCGGTCTACGTTAATGCACGGGGCTGCACCTAG
- a CDS encoding zinc-binding alcohol dehydrogenase family protein has translation MEALVCVEPGKLIVEKRPAPTPDPSYALVRPRRVGICGTDYHIFEGKHPFLLYPRIMGHELAVEVVHAPAGSGIGPGQSFAVNPYLSCGGCIACRRGKPNCCVRVSVLGVHQDGGMAGLLAVPPGNLIPIDGLSLDQAATVEFLAIGAHAVRRAAVTARDRVLVVGTGPIGLGVALFSRLSGGAVAVLDRETERARATAAILGVTPIAADGDRSHALDRFTSGEGFDVVFDATGNPGAMEKGFDYAAHGGRYVLVSVVKEQIRFMDPDFHRKELTLLGSRNATAEDFERVIEAMRQGSVPVDRLITHRTDLTGAVRDIPHWTNEKAGLIKAIVEIG, from the coding sequence ATGGAAGCCCTCGTCTGCGTCGAGCCGGGCAAGCTGATCGTCGAGAAGCGCCCGGCCCCGACACCAGACCCGTCTTATGCGCTGGTGCGGCCACGCCGCGTCGGCATATGCGGAACCGACTATCATATCTTCGAGGGCAAGCATCCGTTCCTGCTGTATCCGCGGATCATGGGCCACGAACTCGCCGTCGAGGTGGTGCATGCGCCTGCCGGCTCCGGGATCGGGCCCGGGCAGAGCTTCGCGGTCAATCCGTACCTGTCCTGCGGCGGCTGCATTGCCTGCCGGCGCGGCAAACCCAATTGCTGCGTGCGCGTGTCGGTGCTGGGGGTGCACCAGGACGGCGGCATGGCGGGCCTCCTGGCGGTTCCGCCGGGAAACCTGATCCCTATCGACGGCCTGTCGCTCGACCAGGCGGCGACCGTCGAGTTCCTCGCGATCGGCGCGCATGCGGTGCGACGTGCCGCGGTGACGGCACGGGACCGGGTGCTCGTCGTTGGGACCGGCCCGATCGGGCTCGGTGTTGCCCTGTTCTCGCGGCTCTCCGGGGGCGCTGTCGCGGTGCTGGATCGCGAGACGGAGCGCGCGCGCGCAACGGCCGCCATCCTCGGCGTCACACCGATCGCCGCCGATGGGGACAGGTCGCATGCGCTGGACCGGTTCACCTCCGGCGAAGGATTCGACGTAGTCTTCGATGCGACTGGAAACCCGGGAGCGATGGAGAAGGGTTTCGACTACGCCGCGCATGGCGGCCGCTATGTGCTGGTCAGCGTGGTGAAGGAGCAGATCCGGTTCATGGATCCCGACTTCCATAGGAAGGAACTGACGCTCCTCGGCAGCCGAAACGCCACGGCGGAGGATTTCGAGCGCGTCATCGAGGCAATGCGACAAGGTTCGGTGCCGGTGGATCGCCTGATTACGCATCGAACTGACCTGACTGGGGCTGTGCGCGACATTCCCCACTGGACAAACGAAAAAGCCGGACTGATCAAGGCGATCGTGGAAATCGGCTGA
- a CDS encoding type II toxin-antitoxin system VapC family toxin, whose amino-acid sequence MTAATLIIDASALVKLLVGEPDSEKYALAIRDGRRLVAPAHILAETGEVVSRKIRAGHVDAAQLRAIVQQLETELEVLPLVDLLEEAVGIALDTGASVYDCLYVAAASRHSRPLLTADARLISCLAGTRYEPLLIPLDSANAPR is encoded by the coding sequence GTGACCGCGGCTACTCTAATTATTGATGCAAGCGCGCTGGTCAAACTCCTCGTAGGAGAGCCGGATTCGGAGAAGTATGCACTTGCTATAAGAGATGGCAGGCGGCTTGTGGCCCCCGCTCATATCCTTGCCGAAACCGGAGAAGTGGTTAGCCGCAAGATACGTGCCGGCCACGTGGACGCTGCTCAACTGCGGGCTATAGTGCAGCAGCTAGAAACCGAACTCGAGGTCCTTCCTCTTGTTGATTTGCTCGAGGAGGCGGTTGGCATCGCATTGGACACAGGCGCAAGCGTCTACGACTGCCTCTATGTCGCCGCGGCGTCTCGTCATAGTCGACCATTGCTCACCGCCGACGCCCGCCTGATATCCTGCCTCGCGGGAACCCGCTACGAGCCGTTGCTGATTCCGCTCGACTCGGCTAATGCCCCGCGATGA